The following are encoded together in the Silurus meridionalis isolate SWU-2019-XX chromosome 2, ASM1480568v1, whole genome shotgun sequence genome:
- the comtd1 gene encoding catechol O-methyltransferase domain-containing protein 1, protein MIFKIVFLVSLLQALSGAGPISFISKSHKGDNQLLNYVVNNSLREHSVLNKVYQRTMEDPWNLMMVSREQAQFMAILIKLIKGNKTIEIGMYTGYNTLSMALVIPEDGRVVACEINDTYVEIAKPFFKEAGVENKIDIRHQNALRTLDELLEAGEAETYDFVFIDADKKNLDNYYERSLQLIRKGGIIAIDNVLWGGRVINPDKDDVTTQVIDKLNKKLHKDQRVDLSMLTVGDGLTLAIKL, encoded by the exons atgatttttaagATTGTTTTCCTAGTTTCCCTTTTGCAGGCGTTATCAG GAGCTGGACCAATCAGTTTTATCAGCAAAAGTCACAAAGGAGATAATCAACTGCTCAATTATGTGGTGAATAATTCTCTAAGGGAGCATTCAGTGCTGAATAAAGTGTACCAG AGAACAATGGAAGATCCCTGGAACCTTATGATGGTGTCACGAGAACAAGCTCAGTTCATGGCTATTCTAATAAAACTGATTAAAGGCAACAAAACCATTGAAATAG GCATGTATACTGGATACAACACCCTGAGTATGGCTTTGGTTATTCCTGAGGATGGCCGTGTGGTGGCATGTGAAATCAATGATACTTATGTGGAAATTGCCAAGCCGTTTTTTAAAGAG GCAGGAGTAGAAAATAAAATTGACATCAGGCATCAAAATGCACTTAGAACCTTGG ATGAACTTCTAGAGGCTGGTGAAGCTGAAACCTATGACTTTGTATTCATTGATGCAGACAAGAAAAATTTAGACAATTACTATGAGAGATCCCTCCAGCTTATTCGTAAAGGTGGCATAATAGCTATTGATAAT GTCCTTTGGGGAGGGAGAGTCATAAACCCTGACAAAGATGACGTCACCACTCAGGTCATTGACAAGCTGAATAAGAAACTCCACAAAGACCAGCGAGTGGATCTGAGCATGCTCACTGTGGGTGACGGCCTCACATTGgctattaaattataa
- the ifit8 gene encoding LOW QUALITY PROTEIN: interferon-induced protein with tetratricopeptide repeats 8 (The sequence of the model RefSeq protein was modified relative to this genomic sequence to represent the inferred CDS: inserted 1 base in 1 codon), with product MLEEELKKLECHFTWDLQKEDADLNYLEIKFTESLSAQTDHGGNSRQKELNFCAYIYHLQGFSDKARASLEKAKETQNENSYNIVMYGNLAWLCHLMADDTMAKVYLEKLAQISGEFSSPAGELHREVLSEKAWSLLRFSKKHYVTAKEIFHTALQKEPEDKEWNTGYAFALFHLEGLEIREEKRIPFEESPAVNQLKRTLKLAPDNAMIHVFIGLKCYKNKRNAEAWVHMKQALDIAPYDLSVVLSVAKFMKKEQCYDMALGVLTKMLXKGPDSSRLHHEIANNYRWKAMQMGDMHNPKLLSFCIHHLEQGAHLNPDFFYPQIELAIRYAEVGSYAKAKQTFQELFTRPNLQPADLQAWNRFYGDFNLYHLGSEATAVKYYKEGMALQKVSTEWKICKNRLYKVLRNTRNDVYQIRDFMNSLGENKKN from the exons ATGCTTGAGGAGGAACTTAAGAAACTGGAGTGCCACTTCACTTGGGACTTACAGAAGGAGGATGCTGATCTCAATTACCTGGAGATCAAATTCACAGAGAGTCTGTCAGCCCAAACCGATCATGGAGGGAATTCTAGACAGAAAGAGTTAAATTTTTGTGCTTACATTTATCACTTGCAGGGTTTCAGTGACAAGGCACGTGCAAGTTTGGAAAAAGCGAAGGAAACACAAAATGAGAATTCCTACAATATTGTCATGTATGGAAATTTAGCCTGGTTATGCCATCTAATGGCTGATGATACTATGGCCAAAGTGTATTTGGAGAAACTGGCACAAATCTCTGGAGAATTCTCTTCTCCAGCAGGAGAGTTGCACCGTGAGGTCTTGAGTGAAAAGGCGTGGTCTCTTCTACGTTTCTCAAAAAAGCACTACGTCACGGCAAAAGAAATCTTTCATACGGCTCTACAGAAAGAACCAGAGGACAAGGAGTGGAACACTGGCTACGCCTTCGCTCTTTTTCACCTGGAGGGCTTGGAGATCAGGGAGGAAAAGCGTATACCTTTTGAAGAGTCGCCTGCAGTGAACCAACTAAAGAGGACCCTAAAACTTGCCCCAGACAATGCCATGATCCATGTCTTCATTGGCCTCAAGTGCTACAAGAATAAGAGAAATGCAGAGGCATGGGTGCACATGAAGCAAGCACTAGACATAGCTCCATATGATCTGAGTGTTGTTCTGAGTGTTGCTAAATTCATGAAGAAAGAGCAGTGCTATGACATGGCATTGGGAGTGCTGACAAAAATGT GCAAAGGTCCTGACTCCTCACGTTTGCATCATGAAATAGCCAATAATTACCGCTGGAAAGCCATGCAGATGGGTGACATGCACAACCCAAAGCTCCTAAGCTTTTGCATACATCACTTAGAACAGGGAGCTCACCTAAATCCAGATTTCTTTTACCCGCAGATTGAATTAGCAATAAGGTATGCTGAAGTTGGGAGCTACGCTAAAGCAAAGCAAACGTTCCAAGAGCTGTTCACACGCCCCAACCTGCAACCTGCAGATCTCCAGGCTTGGAACCGTTTCTATGGAGATTTCAATTTGTATCATCTGGGCTCAGAGGCAACAGCAGTTAAATATTACAAAGAGGGTATGGCACTGCAAAAAGTATCCACTGAATGGAAGATCTGCAAAAACAGACTCTACAAAGTCCTTCGCAATACTAGAAACGATGTGTACCAGATTCGAGATTTCATGAACTCTttaggagaaaataaaaagaattaa